A genome region from Streptomyces sp. NBC_01296 includes the following:
- a CDS encoding methyltransferase domain-containing protein produces the protein MGAHAAHSARPAPAAHAETRDLRDAAHAAQVRELTAAGVLQDPAWRSAFAAVPRHVFVPYFFTGRGAGHERLWGEDPDPAHRARWLRGVYTDGPLATRLRDGELVSSSSQPSLMAKMLQALDVRDGDDVLEIGAGTGYNAALLCHRLGDEHVTTVDLDEEITESARAHLARLGYRPTVVTGDGARGCPSRAPFDRILVTCTLPLIPHAWLGQCRPGARILAPLSTGLIALTVRDAGLAEGRFLHTPAYFVPLRGAKASPTAPGLPYGLPYELVENERFQFMLLLTAGALHPREALDLWRGEGRPGRERFGVTVGAEGQWSWLDDPQGPYVWPLGE, from the coding sequence ATGGGTGCACACGCCGCACACTCCGCCCGCCCCGCGCCGGCCGCCCACGCCGAGACGCGGGACCTGCGGGACGCCGCCCACGCCGCGCAGGTGCGGGAGCTGACCGCAGCCGGAGTGCTGCAGGATCCCGCCTGGCGCTCGGCCTTCGCGGCGGTGCCCCGGCACGTCTTCGTCCCGTACTTCTTCACCGGCCGCGGCGCCGGCCACGAGCGGCTGTGGGGCGAGGACCCGGACCCGGCCCACCGCGCCCGCTGGCTGCGCGGGGTCTACACGGACGGACCGCTCGCCACCCGGCTGCGCGACGGCGAACTGGTCTCCTCCAGCAGCCAGCCGTCCCTGATGGCGAAGATGCTGCAGGCGCTGGACGTCCGCGACGGGGACGACGTGCTGGAGATCGGCGCGGGCACCGGTTACAACGCCGCGCTGCTGTGCCACCGGCTCGGCGACGAGCACGTCACCACGGTGGACCTGGACGAGGAGATCACCGAGTCCGCGCGGGCGCACCTGGCCCGGCTCGGCTACCGGCCGACCGTGGTCACCGGGGACGGGGCGCGCGGCTGTCCCTCCCGGGCTCCGTTCGACCGGATCCTGGTGACGTGCACGCTGCCGCTGATCCCGCACGCCTGGCTCGGCCAGTGCCGGCCCGGGGCGCGCATCCTGGCCCCGCTGTCGACCGGGCTGATCGCGCTCACGGTCCGCGACGCCGGCCTCGCGGAGGGCCGCTTCCTGCACACCCCGGCGTACTTCGTCCCGCTGCGCGGGGCCAAGGCCTCGCCGACCGCGCCCGGGCTGCCGTACGGGCTCCCGTACGAGCTGGTGGAGAACGAGCGCTTCCAGTTCATGCTCTTGCTGACGGCGGGCGCGCTCCACCCGCGCGAGGCCCTGGACCTGTGGCGCGGCGAGGGCAGGCCGGGCCGGGAGCGGTTCGGGGTGACGGTCGGCGCGGAGGGCCAGTGGTCCTGGCTCGACGACCCCCAGGGCCCGTACGTATGGCCCCTGGGGGAGTAG
- a CDS encoding serine/threonine-protein kinase, with amino-acid sequence MSLVGTACVRPGCPGSYEDMGDGELYCDTCGLAPVGSVAAGAEELVSPPTGMTSAARHGDSQGSQGSQGSHGSARSGRSGSTSASARSSRSSSSRRSVSGRLSRSLSGARSTRSVSVRSSGSAAGPSGRSRLGAGLVNVPEVPRPDPSAAVLENPEVPERKRFCSRSDCGAPVGRARGDRPGRTEGFCTKCGHPYSFVPKLRAGEVVHGQYEVAGCLAHGGLGWVYLAVDRAVSDRWVVLKGLLDTGDQDAMAAAISERRFLAEIEHSNIVRIYNFVEHLDQRTGSLDGYIVMEYVGGKSLKEIANERRRPDGRRDPLPVEQACAYGIEALEALGHLHSRNLLYCDFKVDNAIQQQDQLKLIDMGAVRRMDDEESAIYGTVGYQAPEVAELGPSVASDLYTVARTLAVLTFDFQGYTNVFVDSLPDPEHIEVFGRYESFYRLLVRATDPDPDRRFSSAQEMADQLTGVLREVVALQTGHPRPQVSTLFGPELRVLDTRLFAEAAGAEVSRLGARTLPAPAAGRRLGRRPGPSALPPAPAAAVAAAPAGTPGAAALSAPLGTTATHRAGGPAAGAAGPGTVPAPRQAQVPAGRHAPGAGPQAPGPVAVPPPAVRPGELAALDARGMALALPVPLVDAGDPNSGFLAGLLASAPGDLLGALRSAPAESAELRLRELRARLELGELAAAGGALTALEARHPDDWRVVWARGIASLATGEDEIAALSFDAVYDAFPGETAPKLALGLCAEVLGQLDNAAEYYRLVWITDPGFVSAAFGLARVQLAAGDRSGAVRTLESVPEASIHYTAARVAAVRARLRDRSPEEALLPDLAAAAAQVEALERFGLDAVRHERLSTEVLGSALDWVLSGSRGSDPGRTSLLGSQLDERGLRFGLERSYRVLARLAQRGEDRIELVERANRFRPRTWV; translated from the coding sequence ATGAGTCTGGTCGGAACCGCGTGCGTTCGCCCCGGCTGCCCGGGGTCGTACGAGGACATGGGCGACGGCGAGCTGTACTGCGACACCTGCGGCCTGGCGCCGGTCGGATCCGTCGCCGCGGGTGCGGAGGAGCTGGTCTCGCCGCCGACGGGGATGACGAGCGCGGCCCGGCACGGCGACTCTCAGGGTTCACAGGGCTCGCAGGGCTCTCACGGCTCGGCCCGGTCGGGCCGGTCCGGGTCGACGTCGGCCTCCGCACGCTCCTCGCGGTCCTCGTCCTCGCGGCGCTCGGTGTCGGGCCGGCTCTCGCGCTCCCTGTCGGGGGCCCGGTCCACCCGCTCGGTGTCGGTGCGCAGTTCGGGTTCGGCGGCCGGGCCCTCGGGGCGCAGCCGGCTGGGCGCCGGGCTGGTCAACGTCCCGGAGGTACCGCGTCCGGATCCTTCGGCGGCGGTGCTGGAGAACCCGGAGGTGCCGGAGCGCAAGCGGTTCTGCTCGCGCTCGGACTGCGGGGCTCCGGTGGGCCGGGCCCGCGGGGACCGGCCGGGCCGGACCGAGGGCTTCTGCACCAAGTGCGGGCACCCGTACTCCTTCGTGCCCAAGCTGCGCGCGGGAGAGGTGGTGCACGGCCAGTACGAGGTGGCCGGGTGTCTGGCGCACGGCGGCCTCGGCTGGGTGTACCTGGCGGTGGACCGGGCCGTGTCGGACCGGTGGGTGGTGCTCAAGGGCCTGCTGGACACCGGGGACCAGGACGCGATGGCCGCGGCGATCTCGGAGCGGCGCTTCCTCGCGGAGATCGAGCACTCCAACATCGTGCGGATCTACAACTTCGTGGAGCACCTGGACCAGCGGACGGGTTCGCTGGACGGGTACATCGTCATGGAGTACGTCGGCGGCAAGTCGCTGAAGGAGATAGCGAACGAGCGGCGGCGGCCGGACGGCCGGCGCGATCCGCTGCCGGTGGAGCAGGCCTGCGCGTACGGGATCGAGGCGCTGGAGGCGCTCGGACACCTGCACAGCAGGAACCTGCTGTACTGCGACTTCAAGGTCGACAACGCGATCCAGCAGCAGGACCAGCTGAAGCTGATCGACATGGGCGCGGTGCGCCGGATGGACGACGAGGAGTCGGCCATCTACGGCACGGTCGGCTACCAGGCGCCGGAGGTGGCCGAGCTCGGCCCCTCGGTCGCCTCCGACCTGTACACGGTGGCGCGGACGCTGGCCGTCCTGACCTTCGACTTCCAGGGCTACACGAACGTGTTCGTGGATTCGCTGCCGGATCCGGAGCACATCGAGGTGTTCGGGCGGTACGAGTCCTTCTACCGGCTGCTGGTCCGGGCGACCGACCCGGATCCGGACCGGCGGTTCTCGTCCGCGCAGGAGATGGCGGACCAGCTGACGGGCGTGCTGCGGGAGGTCGTCGCCCTGCAGACGGGCCACCCCCGGCCGCAGGTCTCCACGCTCTTCGGGCCGGAGCTCCGGGTGCTGGACACCCGGCTGTTCGCCGAGGCGGCCGGGGCCGAGGTGTCCCGGCTCGGGGCGCGGACGCTGCCGGCTCCCGCGGCGGGACGCAGGCTCGGGCGCAGGCCGGGGCCGTCGGCGCTGCCGCCCGCTCCGGCGGCTGCCGTGGCCGCGGCCCCTGCGGGGACGCCGGGGGCGGCAGCCCTGTCGGCGCCGCTCGGGACCACGGCGACCCACCGGGCCGGCGGCCCGGCGGCCGGAGCGGCGGGGCCGGGTACCGTCCCGGCTCCGCGCCAGGCCCAGGTGCCGGCCGGCCGGCACGCCCCGGGGGCGGGTCCGCAGGCGCCCGGACCCGTGGCGGTGCCCCCGCCGGCCGTACGCCCCGGCGAACTGGCCGCGCTGGACGCCCGGGGCATGGCGCTGGCCCTGCCGGTGCCGCTGGTGGACGCGGGCGACCCGAACTCCGGCTTCCTGGCCGGACTGTTGGCCTCCGCACCGGGCGACCTGCTGGGCGCCCTGCGCTCGGCGCCCGCCGAGTCGGCGGAGCTGCGGCTGCGCGAGCTGCGGGCCCGCCTGGAGCTGGGCGAACTCGCCGCGGCCGGCGGCGCCCTGACCGCCCTGGAAGCCCGGCACCCGGACGACTGGCGGGTGGTGTGGGCCCGCGGGATCGCCTCGCTGGCCACCGGCGAGGACGAGATAGCGGCGCTGTCCTTCGACGCCGTCTACGACGCGTTCCCTGGCGAGACCGCGCCGAAGCTGGCGCTGGGCCTGTGCGCGGAGGTCCTGGGCCAGTTGGACAACGCCGCCGAGTACTACCGGCTGGTCTGGATCACCGACCCGGGGTTCGTGAGCGCGGCCTTCGGGCTGGCCCGCGTCCAGCTCGCCGCGGGCGACCGGTCCGGTGCGGTGCGCACGCTGGAATCCGTGCCCGAGGCATCGATCCACTACACCGCCGCACGGGTGGCGGCGGTACGGGCACGCCTGCGCGACCGGTCTCCCGAGGAGGCCCTGCTGCCGGATCTGGCGGCTGCTGCCGCGCAGGTCGAGGCCCTGGAACGGTTCGGGCTGGACGCGGTGCGCCACGAACGGCTGTCGACGGAGGTTCTGGGCTCGGCCCTGGACTGGGTACTGTCGGGTAGCCGGGGTTCCGACCCCGGTCGGACCTCGCTGCTCGGCAGTCAACTGGACGAGCGGGGCCTGCGCTTCGGCCTGGAGCGCTCGTACCGCGTACTCGCGCGGCTGGCGCAGCGGGGCGAGGACAGGATCGAACTGGTGGAGCGGGCAAACCGTTTCCGTCCCCGGACGTGGGTGTGA
- a CDS encoding N-acetylglucosamine kinase, which yields MGVNPPARPTRPAVLAVDAGNSKTDAALIAADGTVLGTGRSGGFQPQRTGVEAAVDVLAQAVAEAAEAAALPLPGPGAPYAGQVSACLANADLPVEERQLAAAIGARGWGAATRVFNDTFAILRAGLAAGEPPRGVAVVCGAGINCVGMLPDGRTARFPALGQISGDWGGGGGLAAEALWWAARAEDGRGGPTALAAALPEHFGLASMARLIEALHLGTLAQRRTHELVPVLFAVAAAGDAVASAIVERQADEVVALASVALDRLDLLDEEAPVLLGGGVLTAGHEQLDERIAAGLARRAPRARVSVVAAPPVLGAGLLGLDALGALPEAHGKLRAHFG from the coding sequence ATGGGCGTGAACCCTCCCGCCCGCCCCACCCGCCCCGCCGTCCTCGCCGTCGACGCGGGCAACAGCAAGACGGACGCGGCCCTGATCGCCGCGGACGGCACGGTCCTCGGCACCGGGCGCTCCGGCGGCTTCCAGCCGCAGCGCACCGGTGTCGAGGCGGCGGTGGACGTACTGGCGCAGGCGGTCGCGGAGGCCGCCGAGGCGGCCGCGCTGCCGCTGCCGGGGCCCGGTGCGCCGTACGCCGGCCAGGTCTCGGCCTGTCTGGCCAATGCCGATCTCCCGGTGGAGGAGCGGCAGCTCGCGGCCGCGATCGGCGCGCGCGGCTGGGGCGCGGCGACCCGGGTGTTCAACGACACCTTCGCGATCCTGCGGGCCGGGCTCGCCGCGGGCGAGCCGCCGCGCGGGGTGGCGGTGGTGTGCGGGGCCGGCATCAACTGCGTGGGGATGCTCCCCGACGGGCGCACGGCCCGGTTCCCGGCGCTCGGGCAGATCTCCGGCGACTGGGGCGGCGGGGGCGGCCTGGCCGCGGAGGCCCTGTGGTGGGCGGCGCGGGCGGAGGACGGCCGCGGCGGGCCGACGGCGCTGGCGGCGGCGCTGCCGGAGCACTTCGGGCTCGCTTCGATGGCCCGGCTGATCGAGGCGCTGCACCTGGGGACCCTGGCGCAGCGGCGGACCCACGAGCTGGTGCCGGTGCTGTTCGCGGTGGCCGCGGCGGGCGATGCGGTGGCCTCGGCGATCGTGGAGCGGCAGGCGGACGAGGTGGTGGCGCTGGCGTCGGTGGCGCTGGACCGGCTGGACCTGCTGGACGAGGAGGCTCCGGTCCTGCTCGGCGGCGGGGTGCTCACGGCCGGTCACGAGCAGTTGGACGAGCGGATCGCGGCGGGGCTGGCGCGGCGGGCCCCGCGGGCCCGGGTGTCGGTGGTCGCGGCCCCGCCGGTGCTGGGCGCCGGGCTGCTGGGGCTGGACGCGCTCGGGGCGCTGCCCGAGGCCCATGGAAAACTCCGTGCCCATTTCGGGTGA
- a CDS encoding glutamate ABC transporter substrate-binding protein, which translates to MAAACAVTAAAVLLPLAHATPDTGRGVVVREPASMAAAPAPWSLTDTCQDPEASLRPSGVDGPAIERIRKAGKLVAGVDQNSFKWGYRNPVDGRLDGFDIALVKAIAKDILGDENAVIYRAIPTSQRVPALHDGRVDVVVRTMTINCKRLEDVAFSTAYFEAGQQVLAPKGSPITGYDASLKGRRICTAAGSTAEAALKAQPYGSVPVSVPNQLDCLVRLQLGEVDGIITDNALAAGQAAQDPSVRLVGSPFTKEFYGVAMNKDASDLVRRVNKVLENYRAGGDNSPWMQAYVTHLKPVLPGVAGPPAPKYRDG; encoded by the coding sequence ATGGCCGCCGCGTGCGCGGTGACGGCCGCGGCCGTCCTGCTGCCGCTGGCCCATGCCACCCCGGACACCGGCCGGGGGGTCGTGGTCCGCGAGCCCGCCTCGATGGCCGCCGCCCCGGCGCCGTGGTCGCTCACCGACACCTGCCAGGACCCGGAGGCCAGCCTGCGCCCGTCCGGCGTGGACGGTCCGGCCATCGAACGGATCCGCAAGGCGGGCAAACTCGTCGCGGGCGTGGACCAGAACAGCTTCAAATGGGGCTACCGCAACCCGGTCGACGGCCGCCTCGACGGGTTCGACATCGCCCTGGTCAAGGCCATCGCGAAGGACATCCTGGGCGACGAGAACGCGGTCATCTACCGGGCCATCCCCACCAGCCAGCGCGTCCCCGCCCTCCATGACGGCCGCGTCGACGTCGTCGTGCGGACCATGACGATCAACTGCAAGCGGCTGGAGGACGTCGCCTTCTCGACGGCGTACTTCGAGGCCGGGCAGCAGGTCCTCGCCCCCAAGGGCTCGCCGATCACCGGGTACGACGCCTCTTTGAAGGGCCGCCGGATCTGCACCGCGGCCGGCTCCACGGCCGAAGCGGCGCTCAAGGCCCAGCCGTACGGCTCGGTCCCGGTCAGCGTGCCCAACCAGCTCGACTGCCTGGTCCGGCTCCAGCTGGGCGAGGTGGACGGCATCATCACGGACAACGCGCTCGCGGCCGGCCAGGCCGCGCAGGACCCGTCGGTGCGCCTCGTCGGCTCCCCGTTCACCAAGGAGTTCTACGGGGTCGCCATGAACAAGGACGCCTCCGACCTGGTGCGCCGGGTCAACAAGGTGCTGGAGAACTACCGCGCCGGCGGTGACAACAGTCCCTGGATGCAGGCCTACGTGACGCACCTCAAGCCCGTCCTGCCCGGAGTGGCCGGACCGCCCGCGCCGAAGTACCGGGACGGCTGA
- a CDS encoding FHA domain-containing protein: protein MPTCPNGHQSASDDWCEVCGHRMAAATGAPAAPSYGYGYPPTAGEPTAQAELCPQCRTPREAMAPFCEECRYNFLTRSATSYAPLGTDAGAVGGTGAGATPPPPPPAPPAPAPAQFSQDHFEYQGSRPSRVNRPAEPLQREDDWLLPPPAHEQQQAQHQAPPQQQYRQQPPPQQEYRQPEYPPQHEYQPQQQPQPQQPFPPQSTGAWSATIGPDRSYFMAMMQRSGPEAAGLNLPAYSPEQHLPLSGGQITIGRRRASTGESPNIDLSVPPEDPGVSHQHAVLVQQPDLSWAVVDQNSTNGTTINGGEEPIQPYVPVPLTDGDRVHVGAWTTITIRRG from the coding sequence ATGCCGACCTGCCCGAACGGGCACCAGTCCGCCTCCGACGACTGGTGCGAGGTCTGCGGCCACCGCATGGCTGCCGCCACGGGTGCGCCCGCGGCGCCCTCCTACGGCTACGGCTACCCTCCCACCGCCGGTGAGCCGACCGCCCAGGCGGAGCTCTGCCCGCAGTGCCGGACCCCGCGCGAGGCCATGGCCCCGTTCTGCGAGGAGTGCCGGTACAACTTCCTGACCCGCTCGGCGACCTCGTACGCGCCGCTCGGCACGGATGCCGGAGCCGTCGGCGGGACCGGCGCCGGGGCGACCCCGCCGCCTCCGCCTCCCGCGCCGCCGGCTCCTGCCCCGGCGCAGTTCTCCCAGGACCACTTCGAGTACCAGGGCTCCCGGCCGTCCCGGGTCAACCGGCCGGCGGAGCCGCTGCAGCGCGAGGACGACTGGCTGCTGCCGCCCCCGGCGCACGAGCAGCAGCAGGCCCAGCACCAGGCCCCGCCCCAGCAGCAGTACCGGCAGCAGCCCCCGCCGCAGCAGGAGTACCGGCAGCCGGAGTACCCGCCGCAGCACGAGTACCAGCCTCAGCAGCAGCCCCAGCCCCAGCAGCCGTTCCCGCCGCAGAGCACGGGCGCCTGGAGCGCGACGATCGGCCCCGACCGCTCGTACTTCATGGCGATGATGCAGCGCAGCGGCCCCGAGGCGGCCGGGCTCAACCTGCCCGCGTACTCCCCGGAGCAGCATCTTCCGCTCTCCGGCGGCCAGATCACCATCGGCCGCCGCCGCGCCTCGACGGGCGAGTCCCCGAACATCGACCTGTCGGTGCCCCCGGAGGACCCGGGCGTCTCCCACCAGCACGCGGTGCTCGTCCAGCAGCCCGACCTCAGCTGGGCGGTGGTGGACCAGAACTCCACCAACGGCACCACCATCAACGGCGGCGAGGAGCCGATCCAGCCCTACGTCCCGGTCCCCCTCACCGACGGCGACCGGGTCCACGTGGGCGCCTGGACCACCATCACCATCCGCCGGGGCTGA
- a CDS encoding vWA domain-containing protein, whose translation MANFAKPSAPRFSVEVYQNEFLPEGGRDVHAIVTVTSTGGAAATRAAAAHGSAAVVIMVDCSGSMEYPPDKMRGAREATAAAIDTLRDGTAFAVVAGTHVAKEVYPGQGRLAVADPATRAQAKEALRSLSSGGGTAIGTWLRLADGLLRQSSAAIRHGILLTDGRNEHEDPAVLRATLDACAGRFTCDARGVGTDWEVKEVTGIASALLGSADIVADPAHLAEDFTRMMENVMGKEVADVALRLWTPVGVEIQYVKQVAPTVQDLSGRRTDAGPRAGDYPTGSWGDESREYHVCVRVPAASVGQEMLAARATLLLPGAPGEPPATLAQGLVRAVWTDDLAASTAINPQVAHYTGQAELAQAIQQGLEARKLGDVDGATAKLGRAVQLASASGNADTAKLLAKVVDVVDAAAGTVRLKAKVADADEMTLETRSIQTVRVKKT comes from the coding sequence ATGGCGAACTTCGCCAAGCCGAGCGCCCCGCGCTTCAGCGTGGAGGTGTACCAGAACGAGTTCCTCCCCGAGGGCGGGCGGGACGTCCACGCCATCGTCACGGTGACGTCCACCGGCGGCGCCGCCGCCACCCGCGCGGCGGCCGCCCACGGCTCGGCCGCTGTCGTGATCATGGTGGACTGCTCGGGGTCCATGGAGTACCCGCCGGACAAGATGCGCGGCGCCCGCGAGGCCACCGCCGCCGCGATCGACACCCTGCGCGACGGCACCGCGTTCGCCGTCGTCGCCGGGACGCACGTGGCCAAGGAGGTCTACCCCGGCCAGGGCCGCCTCGCCGTCGCCGACCCGGCCACCCGGGCCCAGGCCAAGGAGGCCCTGCGGTCCCTGAGTTCGGGCGGCGGCACCGCCATCGGCACCTGGCTGCGCCTGGCCGACGGCCTGCTGCGCCAGTCCTCGGCCGCCATACGGCACGGCATCCTGCTCACCGACGGCCGCAACGAGCACGAGGACCCGGCCGTGCTCCGCGCCACCCTCGACGCCTGCGCGGGCCGCTTCACCTGCGACGCCCGCGGGGTGGGGACCGACTGGGAGGTCAAGGAGGTCACCGGCATCGCGAGCGCCCTGCTCGGCTCGGCCGACATCGTGGCCGACCCGGCGCACCTCGCCGAGGACTTCACGCGCATGATGGAGAACGTCATGGGCAAGGAGGTCGCGGACGTCGCGCTGCGCCTGTGGACCCCGGTGGGCGTGGAGATCCAGTACGTCAAGCAGGTCGCGCCCACCGTCCAGGACCTCAGCGGCCGCCGCACCGATGCGGGCCCGCGCGCCGGCGACTACCCGACCGGGTCCTGGGGCGACGAGTCCCGCGAGTACCACGTGTGCGTCCGGGTCCCGGCCGCCTCCGTCGGGCAGGAGATGCTGGCCGCCCGGGCCACGCTCCTCCTGCCCGGCGCGCCGGGCGAGCCGCCGGCCACGCTCGCGCAGGGACTGGTCCGGGCGGTGTGGACGGACGATCTGGCCGCGTCCACCGCCATCAACCCGCAGGTCGCCCACTACACGGGACAGGCGGAGCTCGCGCAGGCTATCCAACAGGGCCTGGAAGCGCGCAAACTGGGCGATGTCGACGGCGCCACGGCCAAGCTCGGCCGTGCCGTGCAGCTGGCCAGTGCCTCCGGAAACGCAGACACGGCCAAACTGCTCGCGAAGGTGGTGGATGTCGTCGATGCCGCGGCGGGTACTGTGCGGCTGAAGGCGAAGGTCGCGGATGCCGACGAGATGACCCTCGAAACGCGTTCGATCCAGACCGTCCGAGTGAAGAAGACCTGA
- a CDS encoding acyl-CoA thioesterase: MARHHYRCPLRWADMDAFGHVNNVVFLRYLEEARIDFMFRLAPGEGSESFTGGSVVARHEIDYKLPLVHRHEPVLIESWVTRIGAASLTIRYEVKDEATEDAPETVYVRAETVVVPYNLAEGRPRRITAEEKHFLEKYLDEPAKPAGKAKAAAEGRLAA; the protein is encoded by the coding sequence ATGGCCAGACACCACTACCGGTGCCCCCTGCGCTGGGCGGACATGGATGCCTTCGGGCACGTCAACAACGTCGTCTTCCTCCGCTATCTGGAGGAGGCGCGGATCGACTTCATGTTCCGCCTCGCGCCGGGGGAGGGCAGCGAGTCCTTCACGGGCGGCTCCGTCGTGGCCCGCCACGAGATCGACTACAAGCTGCCCCTCGTGCACCGTCACGAGCCGGTCCTCATCGAATCCTGGGTGACCCGGATAGGCGCCGCGTCCCTGACCATCCGCTACGAGGTCAAGGACGAGGCGACCGAGGACGCACCCGAGACGGTGTACGTGCGCGCCGAGACCGTGGTCGTGCCGTACAACCTCGCCGAGGGGCGGCCCCGCCGCATCACGGCCGAGGAGAAGCACTTCCTCGAGAAGTACCTCGACGAGCCGGCCAAGCCGGCCGGCAAGGCCAAGGCCGCCGCCGAAGGGCGCCTGGCGGCATGA
- a CDS encoding globin, which translates to MNEIPRGTLQEQTFYEQVGGEETFRRLVRRFYQGVAEDPLLRPMYPEEDLGPAEERFALFLMQYWGGPNTYSENRGHPRLRMRHAPFQVDAAAHDAWLGHMRVAVDELGLAPEHEAQLWRYLTYAAASMINTAG; encoded by the coding sequence GTGAATGAGATTCCGCGGGGCACGCTTCAGGAGCAGACGTTTTACGAGCAGGTCGGCGGCGAGGAGACGTTCCGCCGCCTCGTGCGGCGCTTCTACCAGGGGGTCGCGGAGGACCCGCTGCTGCGCCCGATGTACCCGGAGGAGGACCTCGGCCCCGCCGAGGAGCGGTTCGCCCTGTTCCTGATGCAGTACTGGGGCGGCCCGAACACGTACAGCGAGAACCGCGGCCACCCGCGCCTGCGGATGCGGCACGCCCCGTTCCAGGTGGACGCGGCGGCGCACGACGCGTGGCTGGGGCACATGCGCGTGGCGGTGGACGAGCTGGGCCTGGCGCCGGAGCACGAGGCGCAGCTGTGGCGGTACCTGACGTACGCCGCCGCATCGATGATCAACACCGCGGGCTAG
- a CDS encoding protein phosphatase 2C domain-containing protein, which produces MSMHRPSGCPSCAEPLEEGDRFCGVCGSPVSAAPPPVSRDNPTLPIPPLPAGPAGGYALAEPAPGWGSVAAGGAPTLVGDTAGWSAPAEPAAEPGTEPGARPVPEAAAARPVAEPVAPPVAAPAPAAAPVPPQGSSYGAPVPAYGSVADPAAGGEIRHDRPGSAPTPPEGTPWGAAEAAYGAAGPGHEDPYATAAAQGSAPAAADGGKTCVACRAGRVDTDGYCEHCGHAQPRERDHLEEELGSVAAVSDRGLRHHRNEDSFAVAATALPDGSAATVAIVCDGVSSASRPDEASAAAAGAANEALLEALPRGAHPQEAMHDAILAAAAAVNALAPEVQGAQNAPACTLVGAVVSGGLLTIGWVGDSRAYWVPDDRDALPRRLTEDDSWAAQMVAAGLMGEAEAYADVRAHAITGWLGADAYDLEPHTATFKPDHAGVVVVCTDGLWNYAESAQDMAQVLPADAAARPLHSAQVLVGHALDGGGHDNVTVALVPFAAPTGPGTAEAGAGAAAGAPGPEQPQAQAESETEAEAEVRPQG; this is translated from the coding sequence ATGTCGATGCATCGGCCGTCTGGCTGCCCCAGCTGCGCGGAGCCCCTCGAGGAGGGTGACCGTTTCTGCGGCGTCTGCGGCTCCCCCGTGTCCGCCGCGCCCCCTCCCGTGTCCCGCGACAACCCGACCCTCCCGATCCCGCCGCTCCCGGCGGGCCCGGCCGGCGGGTACGCCCTCGCGGAGCCCGCGCCCGGGTGGGGCAGTGTCGCGGCCGGTGGGGCGCCCACGCTGGTCGGGGACACCGCCGGCTGGTCCGCACCGGCGGAGCCGGCCGCCGAGCCCGGCACGGAGCCGGGCGCACGGCCGGTCCCCGAAGCCGCCGCCGCGCGGCCGGTGGCGGAGCCCGTCGCCCCGCCGGTCGCCGCGCCCGCGCCCGCGGCCGCCCCCGTACCGCCGCAGGGGTCCTCGTACGGGGCGCCCGTGCCCGCGTACGGCAGCGTGGCCGATCCGGCAGCCGGCGGCGAGATCCGCCACGACCGGCCCGGCAGCGCCCCCACCCCTCCCGAAGGGACCCCCTGGGGTGCGGCCGAAGCCGCGTACGGCGCCGCCGGCCCCGGGCACGAGGACCCGTACGCCACCGCCGCCGCGCAGGGCAGCGCTCCCGCGGCCGCCGATGGCGGGAAGACCTGCGTGGCCTGCCGGGCCGGGCGGGTCGACACCGACGGGTACTGCGAGCACTGCGGGCACGCCCAGCCGCGGGAGCGGGACCACCTCGAGGAGGAGCTCGGCAGCGTCGCCGCCGTCAGCGACCGCGGGCTGCGCCACCACCGCAACGAGGACTCGTTCGCGGTCGCGGCCACCGCCCTGCCCGACGGCTCGGCCGCCACCGTGGCCATCGTCTGCGACGGCGTCTCCTCCGCCAGCCGCCCCGACGAGGCATCGGCCGCCGCGGCCGGCGCCGCCAACGAGGCCCTGCTCGAAGCCCTCCCCCGCGGCGCCCACCCCCAGGAGGCCATGCACGACGCCATCCTGGCCGCGGCCGCCGCCGTGAACGCCCTGGCCCCGGAGGTCCAGGGCGCGCAGAACGCCCCCGCCTGCACCCTGGTCGGCGCCGTCGTCAGCGGCGGCCTGCTGACCATCGGCTGGGTCGGCGACAGCCGCGCGTACTGGGTCCCCGACGACCGCGACGCGCTGCCGCGCCGCCTCACCGAGGACGACTCGTGGGCGGCCCAGATGGTCGCGGCCGGGCTGATGGGCGAGGCCGAGGCCTACGCCGACGTCCGCGCCCACGCCATCACGGGCTGGCTCGGGGCCGACGCGTACGACCTGGAGCCGCACACCGCCACCTTCAAGCCGGACCACGCGGGCGTCGTGGTCGTCTGCACCGACGGCCTGTGGAACTACGCCGAGTCCGCCCAGGACATGGCCCAGGTACTGCCCGCGGACGCCGCCGCCCGCCCCCTGCACAGTGCGCAGGTCCTGGTGGGGCACGCCCTCGACGGGGGCGGCCACGACAACGTCACGGTCGCCCTCGTCCCGTTCGCCGCGCCGACCGGGCCGGGAACGGCGGAGGCGGGCGCCGGGGCAGCGGCGGGTGCGCCCGGGCCGGAACAGCCCCAAGCGCAAGCGGAATCGGAAACGGAAGCGGAAGCGGAAGTACGCCCTCAGGGCTGA